GATTTCAACGCAAGGTTCCGGTAAGATCGCGCCGGTTTGAATATTTCTCGTGAAGAGGGTGGCGTGTCGCGTCTTCGGCTTGGGTTTATGGTGTTGCTTGTTCTGCTGGTGCTGGCCGGCGCGGCGATCCTGTTTTCAAACACCCTCTTTGGCCAAGACTATCTCAAGGAATTTGTCTTGGCGCAGCTGGAGGAAAGCCTCGGCCGCAAGATCGAAGTCCATCGGGTGAAGGTGGTGCTCTTCCCGAGCATCCGGGTGGACCTCAGCCAAGTCGCCATTCACGATCCCCATTCAGAGCAGGTGGTACTGTCCGCGAAGCGGATCGATCTCGTCCTGCGGTTTCTTCCCTTATTGAAAAAACAAGTGGTCGGCAAGCGATTGCTGGTTGAAGAGCCGGTGCTGACCATCCGCCGGAACGAGGCGGGGCACTGGAATATGCTGGATGGGACGAATCAGGCGGCGACCGATCAGCGGACGATGGAGATGCTCACGCGGGTCTTTTTGATTCGCGAGGCGCGGGTGGTCAATGGGACGGTCACGGTCATCGATGAGGGCCGGGCGGACGGGGTTCGGTCGCTTACCCTGGAGCAGGTCGAAGCAGGGGTGGTGATCCGGCCGGAACAGGGCGTGGCGGATGTGCAGGTGTCGGTGGCGCAGACGGGAGAGGGCGGGCTCGCGGCGGTCTCGCTGGAGGGCCAGGTGAAGCGGGTGGAGCGGTCCGCGGCGCTGGCGGCGGAGGGCGCCCCTGCTCCTCTGCCCGTGTTTCAGTTCGAGGGGCGCGTGGAGGCGGCGAATCTGGCCCTGCGTGGGATTGCCGATTTCTTCGGGCCTCGGCCGGTTCCCGATCAGATTCAGGGGCTCATCAATCTTCAAGGCCAGGTGCGTGTGTTGCCCGGATTATCCGGATACGACGCGGTGCTGTCGTCCCTGACGGCGCGGGTGAATCAGTTGAGTGTGACGGGGAAAGCGAATCTGTCCGGACTGCTGACCCCGCAGCCGACGTTTGCGGTGACGTTTAATTCATCCTGGGTCACGCTGCCGGAATTGCTGGCGACGATTCCGGCGCAATGGATTCATGCGCAGCTCCCGGCGATTATGGCCGAGCATCAGATCGACGGGAAAGTGCAGCTGGTGAACGCGACGGTGACCGGATCGGCGGCGGCGGGTCCGCAGCTCTCGGTGACCGGGGAGTTTCACATTCAAGAGGGCCGTGCGTTGCTGGGGCAGGAGCGCGTGCTGGCGAAGGATCTTGCCGGGGTGGTGGCGGTCGAGCCGGGCCGGGTGCGCGTGGGGGCATTCACGGGGAGTTACGGGGCGATTCAGATTACAGAGGGGAAGGCCCAGGTCTCGTTTCTGGAGGCCGGCCCCTGGCTGGAGCTGGATATCACCGGCAGCATGGCGGCGGCCGAGTTGGTGCAGTTTCTCGGCAAGACGGTGAAGTCGGAACAGCTGGCCGCCCTGCTGGCGGGGATGCGGGATGTGGAAGGGCTGACGCTGCCGACGTTTCGCCTCGTGGGGCCGCTGACCCAGCCTGACGGCATTACCTTCGCCGGCGGGGAGATCACGGCGCGGTACGTCAGCTTCACCCATCCGTCGCTTCCGGAGCGGGTCACCGGGTTGCAGGGCCGTGTGATTCTCGCCGAGGGCGGCACGCAGTTCGATCAAGTCACCGGGCATCTGGGGGATACGACCCTGCAGGCGCAGGGAGTGGTGACGGGCGGCGCTGCCAGCCGGTTTCAGGACTTTGTCATCCGCGCGTACGGCGATGCCGGCCGCATCGCGAGGTTTGTGCCCGGCGGGGTGGTGCCGGCCGGAATGTTCGAGGGCCTCCTCAGCGCGGCGGTGCAGCTGACCGGCGCGACGGGCGCTCCGCATGTGCGGGGCAATCTGGTGCTGACGGAGTCGAGGGTGGTGGTGCCGGATGTGATGGAAAAGCCCGTCGGCGCGCCCGCGGTGCTGGAGTTTGAAGGCGATTTGACGCAGAAGAATGCCGCGACGGTCACGCTGGTGGAGCTGGTCGTGCCGGCGGCAAGGATTCCGGTCAAGGGGACGATCAAGGTCGGCGGGAAGTTTTCCATCGATGTGGCGGTGGCCACGGGCGTCCTGTCGCTGTCGAGCTTGCCGGAATGGATTGCCAAAGGCGGATTCGAAGCGGGCCAGGTGGAAGTGTCGCTCGATGTCAAAGGCAAGGAGACCGATTGGAAGAATTGGCGGACGACGGGGTGGCTGGCGCTGACCAACGGCCTGATGCAGGTCAAGGGCGGCGGGTATGTGGAGGACCTCTATGCGCGGGTGAAGCTGGTGCGGAACGGCATGGAGATCAAGCGGCTGTCGTTCAAGGTGCAGGACAGTGATCTGGCCCTGGAGGCGACGGTGCGGAATTGGCCGGGCAAGCCGGTCATCAC
The Nitrospira sp. genome window above contains:
- a CDS encoding AsmA-like C-terminal domain-containing protein, translated to MSRLRLGFMVLLVLLVLAGAAILFSNTLFGQDYLKEFVLAQLEESLGRKIEVHRVKVVLFPSIRVDLSQVAIHDPHSEQVVLSAKRIDLVLRFLPLLKKQVVGKRLLVEEPVLTIRRNEAGHWNMLDGTNQAATDQRTMEMLTRVFLIREARVVNGTVTVIDEGRADGVRSLTLEQVEAGVVIRPEQGVADVQVSVAQTGEGGLAAVSLEGQVKRVERSAALAAEGAPAPLPVFQFEGRVEAANLALRGIADFFGPRPVPDQIQGLINLQGQVRVLPGLSGYDAVLSSLTARVNQLSVTGKANLSGLLTPQPTFAVTFNSSWVTLPELLATIPAQWIHAQLPAIMAEHQIDGKVQLVNATVTGSAAAGPQLSVTGEFHIQEGRALLGQERVLAKDLAGVVAVEPGRVRVGAFTGSYGAIQITEGKAQVSFLEAGPWLELDITGSMAAAELVQFLGKTVKSEQLAALLAGMRDVEGLTLPTFRLVGPLTQPDGITFAGGEITARYVSFTHPSLPERVTGLQGRVILAEGGTQFDQVTGHLGDTTLQAQGVVTGGAASRFQDFVIRAYGDAGRIARFVPGGVVPAGMFEGLLSAAVQLTGATGAPHVRGNLVLTESRVVVPDVMEKPVGAPAVLEFEGDLTQKNAATVTLVELVVPAARIPVKGTIKVGGKFSIDVAVATGVLSLSSLPEWIAKGGFEAGQVEVSLDVKGKETDWKNWRTTGWLALTNGLMQVKGGGYVEDLYARVKLVRNGMEIKRLSFKVQDSDLALEATVRNWPGKPVITGKIESNQLDLDLVIPKGERSPMREVLESLAATSQTAVTASVARAHYQHLKFGGLTARIMLQDGMLDIDRIAGGSANGQVAGRVVVHLPRNEPTDVDVSLRATGLEAEDLLRLMHAETQGISGLVRVSGSIRGHGRNPHGVYPSLNGKAEVLLEDGRILKEKERAIWKILSILNLPAVLQGKVDLEKDGLPYNKIAATLTIQNGSVQTENLIIDSPILKITAAGNYDLPTDQLDMVVVVSPFGSYSKFINSIPLFGRILAGERTGMATAIFSIKGALEDPEVTYLPMKSFAAGLSGLAQLAIDVLKNTLTLPMDLVTPNDGKPAEPLRDAAPEPVPATP